ATCGCCCGATCCTCAGCCTCATGCGCAAGGAAGGGGTAGGAGATCCGAGGCCTGGGGAGCGAGGCGACGAGTTCGCCGGGATGAGCCGGTAGGCCGTAAGTGTTCGCGAAGCTGGCTACGTCGTCAGCATTCCCGAGGTCGAGATCACGGACCTCTCGGAGATAGAGCTCGTCAGGGATCTCGACGACGTCTTCATCGTGACCCTTGCCGGAGCCCCAGCTGCGGTCCTCCTCCACGAGTTCGTCGCTGACGAGCTTGATCGGGAAGCGCGTTGCCATCGGCAGTGGAGCGCCGGGCCGCCAGTCAGTAATACGAAATCTCTCCTTCACACCTAGTCCTCGTGCGTCATAGATTGTCCGTGACCAACGTATATCACGGATGGTCCGAAGGAGGAAGCCCTGATGTTGCCCGATCCGGTGCAGGAGCCCACGATCCCGATCCCCCGCGCCGGCAAGATCCTGAAGATCAGCCGAAGCTCGGCCTACGAGGCGGCGGCGCGCGGTGAAATTCCGACGATCCGGTTGGGGCGTCGGTTGGTCGTGCCCACGGCGAAGCTGCTCGCTCTCCTCGGCATCGACACCGACGCGGCGTGAGCGCGGCAGACCAGCGACTCGCTGCGCCTGCGCAAGAGTTGCCACGACCCGCTCCCGATCGAATCTCGTCGGTCGTGCCGGCCGTTGATTGGTGGCTCGTAACCCGCATTGATGACCCGGACGAAGGCGACGCGTGGTTCAAGCGCGAACGCATCGTGGCCTGGGCCGTCATGCCGAGGTCGATTTCAGTGAACCGACTGGCATGGCCACGGTCGAGGCCCTCGTCCCCGACCTTGAGCGGCCCGGGCATCCTGAGCGTGTAGCGAACTCGATGGAGAACCTCTACGAGATCTACTACTCGGGCGACCGGGATGTGTTCGTGTGCCCGACGCGACCGACCTCCTCGCCCTACGCCGGGCGACAGGAGCTTTTGCAGCCGGTCCCTCGGCGAATTTCGGGACGACCTGAGCTTCCGGGCTTATGACGTTGTCGACATTGCTCACCGACGAA
The Actinomycetota bacterium genome window above contains:
- a CDS encoding helix-turn-helix domain-containing protein; this encodes MLPDPVQEPTIPIPRAGKILKISRSSAYEAAARGEIPTIRLGRRLVVPTAKLLALLGIDTDAA